A genomic stretch from Sphingobacterium sp. ML3W includes:
- a CDS encoding phosphopantetheine-binding protein encodes MEELKSELKAKIIEALNLEEIAVEDIENDAPLFGDGLGLDSIDALELTVLLDKDYGIKVTDPKVGKTIFQSIDTLAHYISENRTK; translated from the coding sequence ATGGAAGAATTGAAATCTGAATTAAAAGCAAAGATAATAGAAGCATTAAATCTGGAAGAGATTGCGGTAGAAGACATTGAAAACGATGCTCCTCTGTTTGGAGATGGCCTTGGGCTCGATTCGATCGATGCATTGGAATTAACCGTGTTATTGGATAAAGATTATGGCATCAAAGTGACTGATCCAAAAGTTGGAAAGACAATTTTTCAGTCCATTGACACCCTTGCCCACTATATTTCAGAAAATAGAACAAAATAA
- a CDS encoding beta-ketoacyl-[acyl-carrier-protein] synthase family protein, which yields MNNAIAVTGMGMITAIGDDVAQNYHSLLRKQHGIKPLQHIAGKHQAGTLVGEVPWTNQELVEKLGTTVPKYSSRTSLLAAIAAKEALTQAAITDLGNIPVIMGTSVAGMDIFEQYFPHLNGDRTLIQRRDVGDSASALSKLLGGNGFATAISTACSSAANAISFGARLLLSGRAERVLVGGSDALSRFTINGFDSLMLLSDKPNRPFDQNRNGLNLGEGAGFLVLESAKALEKIPKPILGYLTGFANANDAFHQTATSDSGEGAYLAMKEALTISRLAPDAIDYINAHGTATENNDRTEAIAIQRIFGDNVPSFSSTKAYTGHTLGAAAGIEAIYALLAIQHQLAFANLRFETAMEQPALQPVTDHRSSSIKHVLSNSFGFGGNCSTLIFSDAESLY from the coding sequence ATGAATAATGCGATTGCTGTTACCGGAATGGGAATGATTACCGCTATCGGAGATGACGTAGCGCAAAACTATCATTCATTACTCCGGAAACAGCATGGTATTAAACCACTTCAGCATATTGCGGGAAAACATCAAGCGGGCACCCTTGTTGGTGAAGTCCCTTGGACAAACCAGGAGCTAGTAGAAAAGTTGGGAACTACCGTTCCGAAATACAGCTCACGCACAAGTTTATTGGCCGCCATTGCTGCCAAGGAAGCCCTGACACAAGCAGCGATAACAGATCTAGGAAATATACCCGTTATTATGGGCACATCTGTCGCCGGAATGGATATTTTCGAACAATACTTTCCACATTTAAATGGCGATAGAACGCTCATACAGAGAAGAGATGTGGGAGATTCGGCGTCTGCGCTTTCAAAATTACTGGGTGGTAATGGATTTGCTACAGCGATCAGCACAGCATGTTCTTCGGCGGCCAATGCGATTAGTTTTGGAGCCCGTTTATTACTTTCAGGTCGTGCAGAACGTGTTTTGGTTGGCGGTTCAGATGCTTTATCGCGGTTTACAATCAATGGATTTGACAGCTTGATGCTCCTATCTGACAAGCCTAATCGACCATTCGACCAGAATAGAAACGGATTAAACCTCGGTGAAGGTGCAGGCTTTCTGGTACTAGAGTCTGCTAAAGCACTAGAAAAAATACCTAAGCCTATATTAGGTTACCTTACGGGATTCGCCAATGCGAATGATGCTTTTCATCAAACAGCTACCTCAGACAGCGGTGAAGGGGCTTATTTGGCGATGAAAGAAGCTTTAACAATAAGCCGGTTGGCTCCTGACGCAATTGATTATATCAATGCACATGGAACAGCAACAGAAAATAATGACCGAACTGAGGCGATTGCCATACAGCGTATATTCGGGGACAATGTTCCTTCTTTTAGTTCAACAAAAGCTTATACAGGCCATACATTAGGGGCCGCCGCTGGTATAGAGGCGATTTATGCCTTACTGGCAATCCAGCATCAATTGGCTTTTGCCAATTTAAGGTTTGAAACAGCAATGGAACAACCTGCACTACAGCCAGTAACCGATCATCGATCATCCTCCATCAAACATGTCCTCAGCAACTCTTTTGGATTTGGCGGAAATTGCTCAACTTTAATTTTTTCCGATGCAGAAAGTTTATATTAA
- a CDS encoding acyl-CoA thioesterase, with amino-acid sequence MAKNKLPEPVNQVSWTSPLRIRFNEVDSLGIVWHGHYISYFEDGRESFGIEHGLTYLDIHQQGYTTPIVKSTCEHKLPLRYGEHARIETCLVDCKAAKIIYRYRILNDDNQIVCLGETIQVFLDASGNLQLYLPEFFQQWKNSLHFSNR; translated from the coding sequence ATGGCAAAAAACAAATTACCAGAACCAGTTAATCAGGTCAGCTGGACAAGTCCTTTACGTATACGTTTTAATGAAGTCGATTCGTTAGGAATAGTATGGCATGGTCATTATATCAGTTATTTTGAAGATGGCAGAGAATCCTTCGGAATCGAACATGGATTGACTTATCTGGACATTCATCAGCAGGGCTATACCACGCCTATTGTGAAAAGCACCTGCGAGCACAAATTGCCTTTACGGTATGGCGAACATGCACGCATTGAAACCTGCTTGGTTGATTGCAAAGCGGCAAAAATAATCTACCGTTACCGCATTTTAAACGATGACAATCAGATTGTCTGTTTAGGCGAAACAATCCAGGTTTTTTTGGATGCATCCGGAAACCTGCAGTTGTATCTCCCAGAATTTTTTCAACAGTGGAAAAACTCGCTCCATTTTTCCAACAGATGA
- a CDS encoding beta-ketoacyl synthase N-terminal-like domain-containing protein yields MRKVYIGPYNCISPLGCTLEDTWSAVLEGKSGITLQEPIGEIPNTYAAIIARDELDSYFTAQLQDIKLAEAFRFTKLEKLMISALLPIVRNLDITTETELIISTTKGNIAQCDGKDKDGVAASLPALAQRIAYLFGFKRSPIVISNACVSGLQAISTAKRLIQMDYCKDAVIVASDLVSEFVLSGFRSFQALSDGICRPYDEDRKGLNLGEAAAALYISKQPIPGQKRQFYVAGEASINDANHISGPSRTGEGLKCSIERALAEAATLPEAVDFICAHGTATVYNDEMEAIALHRTKLADKPINSLKGYFGHTLGTAGLIETILSLECLRNNILLPSLGYQKQGTSLPLAVITETIHKPLSRCLKTASGFAGTNTAILFEKEIL; encoded by the coding sequence ATGAGAAAGGTATATATAGGCCCTTACAATTGCATATCCCCCTTGGGTTGTACGCTTGAAGACACATGGAGCGCTGTTCTCGAGGGGAAATCAGGTATTACTCTTCAAGAACCAATCGGCGAAATTCCCAATACTTATGCTGCTATAATTGCCAGGGATGAACTCGACAGCTACTTCACAGCGCAACTACAGGATATAAAATTAGCTGAAGCTTTCAGGTTCACAAAGCTGGAAAAACTGATGATTTCGGCGCTGTTACCAATAGTCAGAAACCTTGATATTACTACGGAGACCGAATTGATCATTTCCACAACAAAAGGTAATATTGCCCAATGTGATGGCAAAGATAAGGATGGTGTAGCTGCTAGCCTCCCTGCACTCGCACAGCGGATAGCATACCTATTTGGCTTTAAACGTAGCCCTATCGTTATCAGTAATGCCTGTGTCTCGGGTCTACAGGCTATTTCAACGGCTAAACGACTTATCCAGATGGATTATTGCAAAGATGCTGTCATTGTTGCCTCCGATTTGGTGAGCGAATTTGTCCTTTCGGGATTCCGATCGTTTCAGGCACTCAGTGATGGGATTTGCAGACCCTATGATGAAGACCGAAAAGGCTTGAATCTAGGTGAAGCGGCAGCAGCGCTCTATATCAGCAAACAACCAATTCCAGGCCAAAAGCGACAATTCTATGTCGCTGGAGAAGCCTCAATCAATGACGCAAACCATATTTCTGGTCCCTCACGTACAGGAGAAGGTCTGAAGTGTAGCATAGAACGAGCTTTAGCCGAAGCCGCTACCTTGCCGGAAGCGGTCGATTTTATCTGCGCCCACGGAACCGCCACAGTATATAATGATGAAATGGAGGCCATAGCACTGCATCGTACGAAACTGGCCGACAAACCGATCAATAGCCTGAAAGGCTATTTTGGACATACATTGGGTACTGCTGGACTCATAGAAACCATTCTCTCCCTGGAGTGTTTACGAAATAATATATTATTACCCAGTTTAGGTTATCAAAAACAGGGAACCTCATTGCCGCTGGCGGTGATCACAGAAACAATTCACAAGCCACTCTCCCGCTGCCTGAAAACAGCATCTGGATTTGCGGGCACCAATACGGCAATACTGTTTGAGAAGGAGATCTTATAG